In a single window of the Desulfonatronum thiodismutans genome:
- a CDS encoding ABC transporter permease has product MLWNTLLLALRSIRRNLMRSFLTILGIVIGVAAVITMVTLGNGATQSVSDQISSMGSNLLMVIPGQRFGPGSGGAPNFKSADVDAVRNQISGAEWIAPVVGTSATAVSQANNWSTSITGSTSEYFPAGNWDVAAGRVFSETEERAGKAVCVIGETVREKLFGRQNPVGSEIRIKQFSCEVIGLLKSKGQSAMGQDQDDIVVMPLRTVQRRLVGSQDINRLTISVRGASSIDAVKRQLTLLLRERRNIGANEDDDFRVMDTRQIAETLTSTTKILTMLLGAVAAVSLLVGGIGIMNIMLVSVTERTREIGIRLAIGALEREVLLQFLIEAVVLSSLGGLVGITLATGASLFLAGLMGVPYIFDPVINLVSFLFSAAIGVIFGFFPARRAAGLNPIDALRHE; this is encoded by the coding sequence ATGCTTTGGAATACGCTGTTGCTCGCGCTGCGATCCATCCGGCGCAACCTGATGCGCTCGTTTTTGACCATTCTGGGCATTGTCATCGGCGTGGCCGCGGTGATCACCATGGTCACCCTGGGCAATGGCGCCACCCAGTCCGTGTCCGACCAGATTTCCAGCATGGGCAGCAACCTCCTGATGGTGATCCCGGGGCAACGCTTCGGCCCGGGCTCCGGAGGAGCGCCCAACTTCAAAAGTGCCGACGTGGACGCCGTGCGCAATCAGATCTCCGGGGCCGAATGGATCGCGCCCGTCGTCGGCACGTCGGCGACCGCCGTTTCCCAGGCCAATAACTGGTCCACCTCCATCACGGGCAGCACCAGCGAATATTTTCCGGCGGGCAACTGGGACGTGGCCGCGGGTCGCGTGTTCAGCGAAACCGAGGAGCGGGCGGGCAAGGCGGTCTGCGTGATCGGCGAGACCGTGCGCGAAAAGTTGTTCGGCCGACAGAATCCCGTGGGCAGCGAGATCCGCATCAAACAGTTTTCCTGCGAGGTCATCGGCCTGCTCAAATCCAAAGGCCAGTCGGCCATGGGGCAGGACCAGGACGACATCGTGGTCATGCCGTTGCGCACCGTGCAGCGTCGCCTCGTGGGCAGCCAGGATATCAACAGGCTGACGATTTCCGTGCGCGGGGCGTCTTCCATCGATGCGGTTAAACGGCAACTCACGCTTCTTTTGCGCGAACGACGCAACATCGGCGCAAACGAAGACGACGACTTCCGGGTGATGGACACCCGGCAGATCGCCGAAACCCTGACCAGCACCACGAAAATCCTGACCATGCTGCTCGGCGCGGTGGCCGCGGTCAGCCTGCTGGTGGGCGGCATAGGGATCATGAACATCATGCTGGTTTCCGTCACGGAACGGACCCGTGAGATCGGCATTCGCCTGGCCATCGGCGCGCTGGAACGGGAAGTGCTGCTCCAGTTCCTGATCGAGGCGGTGGTCCTGTCCAGTCTCGGCGGATTGGTCGGCATAACCCTGGCAACCGGCGCGTCGCTCTTTCTGGCCGGCCTGATGGGCGTCCCCTATATTTTCGATCCCGTCATCAACCTGGTGTCCTTTCTGTTCTCCGCGGCCATCGGGGTGATCTTCGGCTTCTTTCCGGCGCGCCGGGCAGCGGGCCTCAATCCCATCGACGCCCTGCGGCATGAGTAA
- a CDS encoding ABC transporter ATP-binding protein, producing the protein MMSDSALIRLSGITKSYGHGQAAFQALKGIDLSIDAGDFVAVMGSSGSGKSTTMNILGCLDTPTSGSYLFQGVPVERLSRNQRTLLRRHFFGFVFQGFNLLARTTALENVELPLIYRGEPSAMRHAAARAALQQVGLGDREEHTPAELSGGQQQRVAIARAIVTSPTVLLADEPTGNLDTHTSREIMELISAFNQEQGITVLMVTHEPDMAKYAKRIIRFVDGRVQRDNLDEEGA; encoded by the coding sequence ATGATGAGCGACTCCGCGCTGATCCGGCTGTCCGGGATCACCAAGAGCTATGGCCACGGACAGGCCGCGTTCCAGGCCCTGAAAGGCATCGATCTGAGCATTGATGCCGGTGACTTCGTGGCCGTCATGGGTTCCAGCGGTTCCGGAAAATCCACCACCATGAACATTCTCGGCTGCCTGGATACGCCCACCAGCGGCAGCTATCTGTTCCAGGGCGTGCCCGTGGAACGCTTGTCGCGCAACCAACGCACCCTGCTGCGACGGCATTTTTTCGGTTTCGTGTTCCAGGGCTTCAATCTGTTGGCGCGCACAACCGCTTTGGAGAACGTCGAGTTGCCGCTGATCTATCGCGGCGAGCCGTCCGCCATGCGCCATGCCGCCGCACGCGCCGCCCTGCAACAGGTCGGACTTGGAGACAGGGAGGAGCACACCCCGGCCGAACTCTCCGGGGGGCAGCAACAGCGGGTGGCCATTGCCCGGGCCATTGTCACCTCGCCGACCGTGCTTTTGGCCGACGAGCCCACCGGAAATCTCGATACCCACACCAGCCGGGAAATCATGGAGTTGATCAGCGCCTTCAATCAAGAACAGGGCATCACCGTGCTCATGGTCACCCACGAGCCGGACATGGCCAAGTATGCCAAGCGCATTATCCGTTTCGTGGACGGCCGGGTGCAACGCGACAATCTCGACGAGGAGGGTGCCTGA
- a CDS encoding efflux RND transporter periplasmic adaptor subunit: protein MNPSQPSALHQEKSLHQLLDSQSKGQRQRRWLWLGMALTIIVGAGLLFLRTGEEPAGARYATAPAEIGTLVVTVSATGNLRPTNTVEVGSELSGIVDQVFVDVNDQVSAGQVLARLDPAKLQDAVARAKANLAVTEAQVLQARATVDEARITLERYQQVAELSGGKVPSKTEMDGAEANLKRAEAALASARASVTQAKANLQSDETDLDKAGIRSPIHGVVLTREVEPGQTVAASFQAPVLFTLAEDLAKMELQVDVDEADVGQVHAGQNATFTVDAWPGRKYSATITRVSYGSQEKDNVVSYLTVLAVDNQDHSLRPGMTGTAEITTVTRENALLVPNAALRFTPSAPDTGPQRSTGGVVSALMPRPPGQSRQVQAAVNGAPRVWVSRDGEISAIAVQTGVSNGRMTEITGGELQVGMQVITEDMEGS, encoded by the coding sequence ATGAACCCATCCCAACCGTCCGCGCTCCATCAGGAAAAATCCCTGCACCAGCTCCTGGATTCCCAGTCCAAGGGGCAACGTCAACGCCGCTGGCTGTGGCTGGGCATGGCGCTGACAATCATTGTCGGCGCGGGCTTGCTCTTTTTGCGCACCGGCGAGGAGCCCGCCGGGGCGCGTTACGCCACGGCGCCGGCGGAAATCGGCACGCTGGTGGTCACTGTTTCGGCCACCGGCAACCTGCGGCCGACCAATACGGTGGAGGTGGGCAGCGAACTTTCCGGCATCGTTGATCAGGTCTTCGTGGATGTAAACGACCAGGTGAGCGCCGGACAGGTCCTGGCCCGGCTCGATCCGGCCAAGTTGCAAGACGCGGTGGCCAGGGCCAAGGCCAACCTGGCCGTGACCGAGGCCCAGGTGCTCCAGGCCAGGGCCACTGTGGACGAGGCGCGGATCACCCTGGAGCGGTATCAACAAGTGGCCGAACTGTCCGGCGGCAAGGTGCCCTCCAAAACTGAAATGGATGGCGCCGAGGCCAACCTGAAGCGGGCCGAGGCCGCTCTGGCCAGTGCCCGCGCCAGCGTCACCCAGGCCAAAGCCAATCTGCAATCGGACGAAACCGATCTGGACAAGGCCGGCATCCGCTCGCCCATCCACGGGGTGGTCCTGACGCGGGAGGTGGAACCGGGGCAGACCGTGGCCGCCTCTTTTCAGGCGCCGGTGCTGTTCACCCTGGCCGAGGATCTTGCGAAAATGGAACTGCAGGTGGACGTGGACGAGGCTGACGTCGGCCAGGTGCATGCGGGCCAGAACGCGACGTTCACCGTGGATGCCTGGCCCGGCCGGAAATACAGCGCGACCATCACCAGGGTCAGCTACGGCTCCCAGGAAAAGGACAACGTGGTTTCCTACCTGACCGTGCTCGCGGTGGACAACCAGGATCATTCCCTGCGCCCCGGCATGACCGGCACGGCCGAGATCACCACCGTGACGCGCGAAAATGCCTTGCTGGTGCCCAATGCGGCGCTGCGTTTCACCCCGTCCGCTCCTGACACGGGGCCGCAAAGGTCCACCGGGGGCGTGGTCAGCGCCTTGATGCCAAGGCCTCCCGGGCAGAGTCGACAGGTTCAGGCCGCCGTCAACGGCGCACCGCGGGTGTGGGTGTCGCGGGACGGAGAGATCTCGGCCATCGCGGTGCAAACCGGGGTCAGCAACGGACGGATGACCGAGATCACAGGCGGAGAACTCCAGGTCGGCATGCAGGTAATCACCGAGGATATGGAAGGTTCATGA